From the Salipiger sp. CCB-MM3 genome, the window CACGCGGTTGCGGTCGGCCCGGTCCATCAGTTCCAGCCGGTCGTGGATCATGTCGTAGCAGCCGAGGAAATCGCGCCCCATGCCGATCGGCCAGCTGGCAGGCGTCACGTCGATGGCGAGGTTTTCCTGAATTTCGTCGATGATCTCGAAGGTGTCGCGCGCCTCGCGGTCCATCTTGTTGCAGAAGGTCAGGATCGGCAGGTCGCGCAGGCGGCAAACTTCAAACAGCTTGCGGGTCTGGCTTTCCACACCTTTTGCGCCGTCGATCACCATGATCGCCGCATCCACCGCGGTCAGCGTGCGGTAGGTGTCTTCGGAGAAGTCCGAGTGGCCGGGCGTGTCGACGAGATTGTAGCGGAACTGCCCGTATTCGAACGACATCGCCGAGGCGGAAACCGAGATGCCGCGCTCCTGCTCCATCTTCATGAAGTCCGAGCGCGTGCGCCGCGCTTCACCCTTGGCGCGGACCTGTCCGGCCATCTGAATGGCCCCGCCGAAAAGCAGGAACTTTTCGGTCAGCGTGGTCTTGCCCGCATCCGGGTGCGAGATGATCGCGAAGGTGCGGCGCCGCGCGATCTCGGGCGGCAGGGTGGGGCGGTTCGAAGCGGTGTCCAGCATGAGCGCGCGTATAGGTCCGCGAGGTGCTTTTGTCTATGGGGAACCGCGCGCTGCGGCGCGGGGTTGAGCACGGGAAAGGAGACCTGCCATGACCCGCGACCACGGCCCCTCGATCAAGGACGATAAGCTCTACTCCGATCTGCGCGACGATGGCTATTCCAAGGAAAAAGCCGCGCGTATCGCCAACGCCAAGGCCAACCCCGACATGCACCCGTCGAAGAAGGGCGGCAAGGCGCCGCCCTATGAGGAGTGGACGAAAGACGCGCTTTACGAGCGCGCGCAAGAGATCGATATCGACGGTCGCTCGAAGATGACCAAGGATCAGTTGATCGACGCTTTGCGCGACCACTGAGCGCCGCGCGGGCGGCAACCTCGGGCCGGCGTATTTGGAAAGAGAAGAAGCCCTTTTCGTCTTCCTCTTGGCGGAAATATCCCGGGGGAGGCCGCGTCAGCGGGCGGGGGCAGAGCCCCCAATGGGACGCGCTGTCATTGTCGTGCCATTACCATCGTGGCTTGGGCTTTATCCCACCGACGAGCGTCGCAGCAAATCGGCGACGTCGGGCCGCTGCAGCATGACTTCCTGCACCTCGATCTCCGGCTGATCCGTGGCGCGGTGGCGCGGCAGCAGGGCAGCGAGCTGTTCGGAGAGTTCCGCGGGCAGCGCTGCGCGGGTGCGCGTGTCGACCAGCATGGATTCGGCGGCGATGCCCTCGGCATAGATGATCTGATGGTGATCGAAGAGCATCTGGTAATATTCCACGAAGCCGCCCTGCTGCTGCAGGATGCTCTCGCCGTTGAGCAGGTGGCGGGCGCGAACCAGAAGCTCGGCGCGTCCGGCGCCCAGCCGGTCGCGGCGCTGGTAGATGAACAGCCGGTGATCGGGGCTGACCAGCAGATCGCGCGCATTGTTGAGCGCCCCGGCGCGGATCAGGATCGGTGCGAAGGCGCCGCTGGCCCGCACCACCTGATGGCCGATCCAGCGGATTTCCTGCGGGCCGTCGTCGCGGGTCAGCACGCGGTCGCCCAGTTGCAGATCCTCGACGGGTCGCTGCACGCCCGAGGCCATGGTGATCAGCGTGCCGCGGGTGAACGAGACGCAGGCCGCTTGCGCGAATTTGGCCAAAGCATCCTGCGTCGACACGCCGACCAAAGCGTAATCCTTGCGCGGCTGCATCGGCGCGAGCGGCATGAGGTATAACTCGGTCACCAGACCTTCGGCATCGGTTTCGACCAGAACGATCGCTTCGATGATGGCGCCGTCGCCGCTCATGAACAGCAGGCAGCTGTCGAGATGTAGCTCTGCGCCTGCGGTGCCGGTCTCGCTGCCGGGCGCCACTTGGAAGGGCGACGCGGCGGCGGGCAGCAGCGACAGGCGGCAGGGGCGCGCCAAGGGCGAGAGCGCGTAGACATCGTCTGGCTGCAGATCGTCAGCAAAGCTCAGCCCGTCGCCGAGGTTGGCGCCGCTCACCACGCGCAGATGCGCGCCGCGATAGACGCTCACGCTGTGCAGTGCGCGGGTGGCTTCGGTCTGCAAAGGGGCTCTTGCCATCACTCGTCTCTACCGTTCATGCGCAGCAGGGTCTGCGCGCTCGTCTCTCCGGCCCGCTTGCCGATCTGCTTGCCGTTCGTGGTCCCAAAGGGCTGCGCGACCTGTCGCAAAGCCAGCGGCGTCGCGAAGCCAATGACCACGTAGCGCGCGGCGCAGGAATGGCCGAGCCTACACCCCATTGTATGCCAAGGGAATGTGTCATCATATGGCCCCGAGCCCGGCGTTTTGCCGGCAGACGACAAGAGGAGAAAGACATGGATCTCGGGATTTCGGGCAAGACGGCGCTGGTCTGCGCATCGTCCAAGGGGCTGGGACGCGGCTGCGCCGAGGCGCTGGCAGAGGCTGGCTGCAACCTCGTGATGAACGCGCGCGGCGCCGAAGCTCTGGAACAGGCGGCCGAGGAGATCCGCAGCACCTATGGTGTCGAGGTCGTCACGGCGGCTGCCGATATCGTCTCGGAAGACGGGCGCGCGCAGGTGCTGGAACTGGCGCGCGGCGCCGACATCCTTGTGACCAACGCCGGCGGTCCGCCCCCGGGTATCTGGAGCGACTGGGATCGCAGCGATTTCCTCAAGGCGCTGGACGGCAATATGCTGACCCCGATCGCGCTGATGCAGGCGCTGCTGCCGGGGATGATGGAGCGCGGCTGGGGCCGGGTGGTCAACATCACCTCGCGCTCGGTGAAAGCGCCGATCCTGCAGCTGGGTCTGTCGAACTCGGCGCGGGCGGGTCTGACAGGCTTTGTCGCGGGCACCTCGCGGCAGGTGGCCGAGAAGGGCGTGACCATCAACAACCTGCTGCCGGGGGTGCATGAGACCGCGCGCATCGTGCAGATGGACACGCATGACGCCGAGCGCACAGGACGCCCGATCGCCGAGATCAGCGCCGAGCGCGCGTCGGGCATTCCGACCCGCGAATACGGGCAGGCGGCGGATTTCGGCAAGATGTGCGCCTATCTGTGTTCGGTGCACGCGCGCTTCATCGTCGGGCAGAACATCGTTCTGGACGGCGGCGAGACGCTGGCGACGATCTGAGCCGATGGCACGGGGACCGGACGGGCAGGGCGGGGGCGCGGGCTACTCGCTCGCCGATCAACTGTTCAACCGCGGCACGCTTGGCGTTCTGGCGCAGGAATATTCCGTCCTGCCGGGGTTCGCGCCCGACCGGTTCATCGAGACCGCTTTGCCGCGTTTCGAGGGGCTGGGCGTGCATGCGCGGCTGGAGGTGATCGCCGAGGCGCTGGCCGAGCAGCTTGCTTCGGATTTCCCCGAAATGGTGGATCAGGTGGAGGCGGCGCTGCCGTCGCCGCTTGACCCCAGCTTGCGCGACGATGACTTCGGGCGGTTCATCCACGCGGTGCCCGGGGTTCTGGCCATGCGTCACGGGATGGACCACCCGGAGCGCGCCCTCGATCTGCTGCACGCGGCCACGCAGCGGTTTTCCATGGAATACGCCATTCGCCCGTTCCTCAACCGCTGGCCCGATCAGGTGCTGGCGCGGCTCGACGCTTGGGTGGAGGACCCGCATTACCATGTGCGGCGGCTGGTCTCGGAAGGGACACGGCCCAAGCTGCCTTGGGGGATGGGCATCTCGCTCGACCCACTGCTGCCGCTGCGCTTTCTCGATGCGCTGCATGGGGATGAGACGCGCTTTGTCACGCGCTCTGTTGCCAATCACCTCAACGACCTGTCGAAGATTGCGCCCGATGCGGTGCTTGGGCGGCTCGAGGACTGGCAGTCCGGCGCGCGGCAGGACGCCAAGGAGTTGGACTGGATGACCCGCCACGCGCTGCGCACGGCGGTGAAGCGGGGTGAGCCACGGGCGCTGGCGCTGCTTGGCTATCGCGCGGACCTGCCGGTGCGCGCGCAGCTGAGCCTCGATCCGCCAAGCCTGCCCATCGGCGAGACGCTGGAGATTGTCGCAGAGATCGAGGCGCCGGAGGGTGGCGCCGTGATGGTGGATTACCGCCTGCGCTTCCACCGCCCGAAGGGCAGCGCCGAAAAGGTGTTCAAGCTCAGATCGGTGCAGCTGAAGCCGGGGCAGAGGCTGCGGCTGGTGAAACGGCACCGCATGAAAGGCGATGCGACCACCTTCCGGCTGCACCCCGGCCCGCATGCGGTGATCCTGCAGGTGAACGGGCGCGACGTGGCGGAGGCCGCCTTCGATCTGCGCGAGGCTTAGGGCGCTTCATTCCGCTTCATTCCATTGGGGACACGAAGGACGCTATGGCGCTCAATGAGTGCGCGCCGGCCCGGCGGTGCGGGTTGGCGCCATGCGCGGGGTAAGCGGAAGCGACGTCAGCGTCAGCCGTTACGAGCCGGAATAGCCTGAGGTGCTGATGATGCCTGTGGGAACGCCGGTGTCGAGCATCGCGGCGCAGCCGGAGTGGGCATCTTGGAAGCCGATCACCGAGGCATTGAGCAAAAGATGCCAGCTGGCGTGATAGCCATAGGCCTGCGCGCGTGAATAGGCGCAGCCGTCGGAGGTGATGAAATAACGGCCCTGATAATCGAGCGGGGGCACATCGTCGCCCGCATGGGCGGTTTGTATGCCAAGCAGGCTGAGCGCGAGGGCGCCATAGACAAAGTATTTTCCAGAATGCGAAAGCGCCCCGGGCCTTCGGCGCGGGGTGGTGTGGTCGGTCTTTCGGGGGGCAAAGCGGATCATGCAAGGCTCCATGGTTGAGGTGACAGGGGTTGAGGTGACAGGGCCTAGGGTGCGCTGCAAATCTGAACTGCACCTCAAAATTTAGGATTTTAGAAATCTTTGGGCGCGGCGCGCTGGGCACCGCTTGCGGCAAAGGCAGGGAGTTGCGCAGCATAGGGTGGTATCGGGGAGGCGCGCGCCAAACCGCTTGGCAAATCCTGCGCTTTGGGGCAGAGGGAAGCACATGAGCCAGACCTCCTTTACCCTGTCCGGGCGGGACGGAGCAGCGCGCACCGGGGTGATCTCTACCCCGCGCGGCGAGATCCGCACCCCCGCCTTCATGCCCGTCGGCACCGCTGCCACCGTCAAGGCGATGCTGCCCGAAAGCGTGCGCGCCACCGGCGCCGATATCCTGCTGGGCAATACCTATCACCTGATGCTGCGCCCCGGTGCCGAGCGCGTTGCGCGCCTTGGCGGGCTGCACAAGTTCATGAACTGGGAGCGCCCCATTCTGACGGACTCGGGCGGCTTTCAGGTGATGAGCCTTGCCGGGCTGCGCAAGCTCACCGAGGAGGGGGTCACGTTCAAGAGCCATATCGACGGCTCGAAGCACATGCTCTCGCCGGAAAGCTCGATGGAGATTCAGCGGCTGCTCGGCTCGGACATCGTGATGTGTTTCGACGAATGCCCGGCGCTGCCCGCCGACCGCAAGCGGATCGAAGAAAGCATGCGCCTGTCCATGCGGTGGGCGCAGCGCTCGCGCGATGCCTTCGGCGACCGGCCGGGGCATATGCTGTTCGGCATCCAGCAGGGCGGGCTCGAAGAAGACCTGCGCGGTGAGAGCGCCGAGGCGCTGAAATCCATCGGCTTTGACGGCTATGCCGTGGGCGGGCTCGCCGTGGGCGAGGGGCAGGAGGCGATGTTCAAAGTGCTCGACTTCGCCCCCGGCCAGCTGCCCGAGGACAAGCCGCGCTATCTGATGGGGGTGGGCAAGCCCGACGATATCGTTGGTGCGGTGAAGCGCGGCATCGACATGATGGACTGCGTGCTGCCCTCGCGCTCGGGTCGGACCGGGCAGGCGTGGACGCGCCGCGGCATGGTCAACATCAAGAACGCCCGCCATCAGGACGACCCGCGCCCGCTCGACGAGCATTGCAGCTGTCCGGCCTGCCGCAGCTACTCGCGCGCCTATCTGCACCATGTCTACCGCGCGGGCGAGATGATCTCGGGGATGCTGCTGACGTGGCACAACCTGCACTATTATCAGGAACTGATGCAGGGCCTGCGGGACGCGATCGCCAGCGGCACTTTCGCCGCCTTCGAGGAAGAGTTCCACGCCCAGCGGGCCGAAGGGGACATCCCGTCGCTCTGAGGCAGGTCAGTTACGGCTTTTGGTAAGCGCGATGACAAGCAGCCAGAGCGCGCTCAGACCGGCGAAGCTGGTGACGAAGAGCGCCTGATAGCCCGCGTCGGTGGTGGGGCCGACCCATGAGGTGAGCGCCGCTGCAATGAGCGCGAGGAAGAGATAGGGCAGGGCCGCGCTCAGCAGATCAGGCATCTTGCTGCCATCCGGACATGAGCGCGGCGCGCAGGGCTGACAGCAGCTCTGCGCCTTGCGTGTCGGCCCATGTCCTCAGCCGCAGACGGGCGTAGGCCCAAAGGCCGAGGCGATCCTCCAGCACGTCGCCATAGCGTTCCTCATCTGCGATGTCGCGGTCCCACCGGGCAAACCGTGCCTGCGCCTCTTCGGGATCGTTCACGTTGGACAGATCGTCAAAGAGGATCGGTCGCCCCGGATCGGCAAAGCTCGCGCCGGGCTGCCATGCCATCAGGAAGGGGCCGCGCCGCGATGGGTTGAGCTGCCCGCTGTCCACCGCCGCCCCGATCGCCAGATCGGCGGTCTCGAAGCGATAGCGCTGCAGGGCGATGGCGCAGGTCTCGCCGGGAGGGGCTTGGCGCGCGCGCGCGGCGGCGGCAGAGCTTTGCATGGGCCAGACGGTGACCACGACACGTTCAGAGGAGGGCCGCTCGGGCTGGGTGTCCGCAGGGGCGCTTAGGGACGCGACGAAGGCACGACAGATCATCGCGGCGCGCGCGGCTTCGGGGTCGCTGCTGCCTCTTGGGAACTGCGGCCCGCGGGCAAATGCGATCACCCCAAAGGCCCCGAAATCGCCCGGAGAAAGATCGCCGGGCCCTGCAAGCAGCCGCGCCGAGCCATGATAGAGCGCGCGCCCGGTCTGCCTTTCGAGGCTGCTGGGCGAAAAGGCCGGGGCAGAGCCACCCGGCGGCCCAGTGGTTGAGAGTTTCGACGAGGCACTCCGAAGCGGCGCATAGGCCGCGTCCGGCAGGCTGGCAAAAAGCACAATGAGCAAAACGGCGGGCAAAATATGGTGCATGACGCGGCTGATAGATCAAAAATCCTGGGTGAAATAGTTGCGTATTAATATACCTATGATTGTATCACGAAGGCCGGACCATGTGAACGGCCAGTGACTTGCAGCGCGGCGGCAGCCATTGAAACGTTCGGCACATCGCCAGTCATGCGTTCCGTGCAATTGTGCACATCGCTTTGCGCGCTTGCCGCAGCGCGGCGCGCGCTTATCTCTCGTTTCCCATGCCGGCCACCCTGGTCGGCAAGACACTGGACCCAAGCAAGGGAGAGACTTCATGACCGAGGCGCTCTTTACCCCGTTCACCGCAGGTGCCATCGAGATGGCCAACCGCGTGGTGATGGCCCCGCTCACCCGCAGCCGTGCCGACAATGACACCGCCGAAGTCGGCGACCTGCACGTGGAATACTACCGCCAGCGCGCTGGCGCAGGGCTGATCATCACCGAAGCCTCGCAGATCTCGGCGCAGGGCAAAGGCTATATCAAGACCCCGGGCATCTATTCCGAAGGCCAAGTGGCCGCGTGGAAGAAGGTGACCGATGCGGTGCACGCCGAAGGCGGCAAGATCGTCATCCAGCTGTGGCACGTGGGCCGCATCAGCCACACGTCTATTCAGCCGGACGGGCAGGCCCCGGTCGCGCCCTCGGCGATCCCGGCAGGCGCCAAGACCTTCACGGTCGATGGCCCGGCGGAAACCTCCACGCCGCGCGCGCTGGAGACCGAAGAGCTGGCCGGCATCGTCGCCGACTACCGCCACGCCGCCCGCGCGGCGATCGAGGCTGGTTTTGACGGCGTCGAGGTGCATGGCGCCAATGGCTATCTGATCGACCAGTTCCTGAAGACCGGCGCCAACAAGCGCGAGGACCAATACGGCGGCTCGATCGAGAACCGCGCGCGTTTCCTCTTTGAGGTGCTGGATGCGGTCACCGACGAGATCGGCGCCGATCGCACCGGCCTGCGTCTGTCGCCCTTCTCGCCAGCCAATGGCATCGACGATGACGACCCGCAGCCGCTGTTCGAATATGTGGTGAAGAAGCTGAACGCCTATAACCTGTCGTATCTGCACGTGGTCGAAGGCGCCACCGGCGGCCCGCGCGAGCTGGCCGAGGGCGAAAGCCTCGAGGCGCTGCACAAGCTCTATGAGGGCGTCTGGATGGGCAACAACGGCTATGACCGCGAGATGGCCATCGAGGCCGTCAAGAGCGGCAAGGCGGATCTGGTGGCCTTTGGCCGTCCGTTCATCTCGAACCCCGATCTGGTGACGCGCCTGCAAAAGAACGCGCCGCTGAACGAGGGCGACCAGAACACCTTCTATGCGGGCGGGGAGGAAGGCTACACCGACTACCCCACCCTGAGCGACGCCGCCTGACCGGGCGGTGAAGAGGCGCGCCACGCGAGTGTTAACCCGTGTTGCCGTTAAGGCTGTTGCAAGGTTTTCGCGTGGCGCGCCTCTATTCTCTCGCCATAGGCGAATTGGCGGCTTGCGCCCGGCGCAGCGGAGCGTCACATTGGTGAGAACGGGTCCCGCGCGCTTGAAAAGTTAACGCCCGCGCCCCACCTGAATACTCCGACAGGGGACGGCAAGGGTCGCCGATATCCGGGGCCAGACCGTCCTGCCACTAGCAAGGAATGCGTATGCAACAGCCTCTCAACACATCCTATCCGGTGCTGCCGCTGCGGGACATTGTTGTGTTTCCGCATATGATCGTGCCGCTCTTCGTGGGGCGCGAAAAATCGGTGCACGCGCTGGAAGAGGTTATGGCCGACGACAAGCAGATCCTGCTTGCCGCCCAGATCGACCCGTCCGTGGACGATCCCGATTCCGACGGCATCTATCGCGCTGGCGTGCTGGCCAACGTGCTGCAGCTGCTCAAGCTGCCCGACGGCACCGTGAAGGTGCTGGTCGAGGGGCAGGCGCGCGTGAAGATCACCGAATATATCGACAATGACCGCTTCTTCGAAGCCAAGGCCGAGTATCTTTCCGAGATGCCGGGCGACACCGCCGCGATCACCGCGCTGGTGCGCACCGTCGGCGAAGAGTTCGAACGTTACGCCAAGGTCAAGAAGAACATCCCCGAAGAGGCGCTCTCGGCGGTGTCCGAAACCACCGATCCGGCCAAGCTGGCCGACCTCGTGGCGGGTCACCTCGGCATCGAGGTGGAACAGAAGCAGGAGCTTCTGGAAACGCTGCCCGTGAGCGAGCGCCTCGAGAAGGTCTATGGCCTGATGCAGGGTGAACTGTCGGTTCTGCAGGTCGAGAAGAAGATCAAGACCCGCGTCAAGAGCCAGATGGAGAAGACCCAGCGCGAGTACTATCTGAATGAGCAGATGAAGGCCATTCAGAAGGAACTTGGCGACGGCGAAGATGGCCAGAACGAGATCAATGAACTGGCCGAAAAGATCGAGGCCACCAAGCTCTCGAAAGAGGCCAAGGAAAAGGCCGAGGCCGAGCTCAAGAAGCTGCGCAATATGAGCCCGATGTCCGCCGAGGCGACGGTTGTGCGCAACTATCTCGACTGGATGCTGTCGATCCCGTGGGGCGTGAAAAGCCGCGTGAAGAAGGATCTGGGCCGTGCTCAGGAAATCCTCGATCACGATCACTATAGCCTCGAGAAGGTCAAGGAACGGATCGTCGAATATCTCGCGGTTCAGGCGCGCAGCCAGAAGCTGAAGGGCCCGATCCTCTGCCTCGTCGGCCCGCCGGGCGTGGGTAAGACCTCGCTGGGCAAGTCGATGGCCAAGGCCACTGGGCGCGAGTTCATCCGCATCTCGCTGGGCGGCGTGCGGGACGAGTCCGAGATCCGCGGCCACCGCCGGACCTATATCGGCTCAATGCCGGGTAAGATCATCCAGGCGCTGAAGAAGGCGAAAACCACCAACCCGCTCATCCTGCTCGACGAGATCGACAAGATGGGGCAGGACTTCCGTGGCGATCCCGCATCGGCAATGCTCGAGGTGCTCGATCCCGAACAGAACGGCACCTTCGTCGATCACTACCTTGAGGTGGAGTACGATCTGTCGAACGTAATGTTCGTGACGACCTCGAACTCGTACAACATGCCCGGCCCGCTGCTTGACCGGATGGAGATTATCCCGCTCTCGGGCTACACCGAGGACGAGAAGCTCGAGATCACCAAGCGTCACCTGCTCGACAAGCAGATCAAGGCGCATGGTCTGAAGAAGGGCGAGTTCACCATCACCGATGAGGCGCTCACCGACATTCTGCGCTATTACACGCGCGAGGCCGGTGTGCGGAACCTCGAGCGGGAAGTGGCCAAGATCGCGCGGAAAGCCGTGACCAAGATCGTCAAGGGCGAGACCAAACACGTCGAAGTCACGCGCGAAAATCTCGACGACTTCCTCGGCGTGAAGAAATACCGCTACGGTCTGGCCGAGGACGAGAACCAAGTGGGGGTCGTCACCGGGCTTGCGTATACGTCGGTCGGCGGCGATCTGCTGCAGATCGAAGCGCTGCGCCTGCCGGGCAAAGGCCGGATGAAAACCACCGGCAAGCTTGGCGACGTGATGAAGGAGTCGATCGAGGCCGCGTCGAGCTATGTGCGCTCGATCTCGCCGCAGATCGGGGTGAAACCGCCGAAGTTCGACAAGATGGACATCCACGTCCACGTGCCGGACGGCGCCACGCCCAAGGACGGCCCTTCGGCCGGTCTTGCGATGGTGACGGCGATTGTCTCGGTGCTGACCGGCCTGCCGGTGCGCAAGGACATCGCCATGACCGGCGAGGTCACCCTGCGCGGCAATGCGTCGGCCATCGGCGGGCTCAAGGAGAAACTGCTCGCGGCTCTGCGGGGGGGCATCAAGACGGTGTTCATTCCCGAAGAGAACGAGAAGGACCTCGCCGAGCTGCCTGACAACGTGAAGCAGGGGCTCGAGATCATCCCGGTCAAGCACGTCTCGGAAGTGCTCGAGATGGCGCTGATCGGCAAGCCCCAGCCCATCGAGTGGGACGAGGAGGCTGAAGAGGCCGCCGCCGCCCTGCGTGCGAAGGAAGAAAAAGCCACGGGCGCGACGGCGCATTAAGCTGCTGTCATCTAAAGCTTCAGGGGCGGGCCTTCGGGTCCGCCCCTACTTCATGAGGCCCCATCAATCCTCAAACGCCGCTTCGTCTAGAGAAAAATATCCCGGGGAGTCCGCGCAAGCGGACGGGGCAGAGCCCCAGTTTTTATCCCGGGCGCGGGCCGATGCAGTTGCCCTCACGTCGGGCGAAAAATTTGTGAATTTTTTGCTCTGATCCCTCTTGCGCCCCCCCGGTCCTATCAGTAAAAGCCCGCCTACCGGGTGATTAGCTCAGTGGTAGAGCGCTTCGTTCACATCGAAGATGTCAGGAGTTCAAATCTCTTATCACCCACCATTTTTTCTAAAGGCGCGCTGACCGGTTTCCCCGAGGCGCGCCTTTTTCCTTTCCAGATCAAGCCATCAGTCCCGATAGCGCAGCAGCCAGGCGTCCTGTGTTCAAGGAGTCGCGAAAGCCTCGCCATGCGTTTGCTCGCCCGCAGCCAAAGGCCAAACAGCCGCCCGTTTCGCCGATCTGGCACCGGATAGCTGGCCGCATTGCACCCCGTCGGACCGCCATGAAGGCAGTGGAGCGAGACCGCGCAGAAGGATCGACAGATTGACGAAGGATGAGGCTTGAAAGCCGCCGCAAGCTTGGCTAAACCGCCCCTCACGGGTGATTAGCTCAGTTGGTAGAGCGCTTCGTTTACACCGAAGATGTCGGGAGTTCGAGTCTCTCATCACCCACCATTTTCCCATACGATCAATGTTTTAAATGGTGCCCGAGTGGGGCTGGGGCTTCGCTTTGCCGCGGTTTTCCCGTCTTGGCGCATGTGATCCCGTTCAGCCGCGGCTTGGCTGTTCTCAAAGATTCGGCGCGCTGTGGCGCATGCGCTCTGGGATGCGCGCAGACCTCTTCAGGTGGGCGAAAATATCCCCATACGCCTGACAGGCGACCTCAACCGAAAGCGGAAATCTCACAGCGGCGTGCCAGTGACCGAGCGCCCGCGCGAGAGGTAGCCGCAAGCCTCGGCGATGCCGGCGCTGCAGGCGACGGTCAGCACCTCGGCCTCGCTTGGCTTACGCGCAGCGCAGGCCCCAAGCGCGAGAAGCGCGGCGCAGGCAAAGGCGGTGAAGATCGGTCGAACAGGGGTCATTGAGTGGTCCTCATACCGCGATGAAGCCTCAGTTCCCAGCCCGATGCAAGCGCTGCAGCAAAAGGGGCCGCGGCGATGCGCGGCCCCCGGCGTCGTTCAGTCGTTCAGTCGGTCACGCGATCAGCGATAGGACAGCGATCTGATCATCGCGGCTTTCTGAGCCTCGGGCTTGCTCGAGGCGATGATCGCCAGCGCGTCGCCAAAGTGCTGCGCCGACATGTTCTGCATCTCGGCATCGGTCAGGTAGCGCCCCACGCTGTTCAGCTGGTGGGTCGAATAGGTGCGCGGCACCGCGCCACTGGTTGCAAGATATTCGACGCGCGTCGTGGCCCGGCGGTCGGACTGGCTGTTCCGGGTCATGGTGAACGCGTCGAGGATTTCACTGCGGTCGAGCAGGCTGATCACCGAGTCGGGCACATATTGCGAGAGTTGGTCGATCAGGGAGTTCTGCGCGGCGGCAGGGCTGCCGCTGGCGAGCGCCAGCGTCATGGCGGAAACGGCTAGAAGGGACTTCATGGCTTTTCCTTTCGGGGTCTGAATTCGTCTCTGAAATAAGGAATTCAAACAACTCGGCCCGGAAATATCGGACCGTTTGGGGCATGGCGAAAAACTTGGGCGGGAGAGGCGAGAGGCCCGTCCGACGGAGGTTCGGCAGCCTATGGGGACGGGTGGCATGCCGAAGATGCCCCATGAATGTACTTAACATAAAACGGCGCGCGGCGGAAGGTGGCAGCCTGTGTCAATGCCGGAGAACCCTATAGGGGGGGAGGGGTTAAACCCCCAGCCAGCGCCGTCCTGCAAGCCGTCCGACAAAGCCGCAGAGCACAATCGCAAGACCGTACCAGAGCAGGAAGAAGGCGGCGCTGTCCTCGTCGCAATGCACCGCATAGACCGCCGCCGCAGCAGCGCCCGCGAACAGCCCGGCAAGCATACCGGTGCGCGCGGGCCGGGGGTCGATCCGGTGCCGCAGGCCGCGGAAAAGGGCGATGGCGATCGGCAGGGCGAGCGCCGGGATCGACAGCAGACATTGCCACAGCGACTGCCCCAGAACGTCACCGCCCGAGAGTGCCGACAGCAGCCAGCCCGCGACGCTGGCGGCGGCCAGCAGCCCCAGCGGCCAGAGCGGCACCTGCGCTTCGGGATCGCTGCCCCGCAGCACGGCCCAAGCAAGGCCCGCCAGCACCACCGGAAGCCCCTGTTTGAC encodes:
- a CDS encoding NrsF family protein yields the protein METDELIAALSADDMPAKRPNLHWRMAFGVAISIVLMLVFWGMRPGWPDVLLMLPLLVKQGLPVVLAGLAWAVLRGSDPEAQVPLWPLGLLAAASVAGWLLSALSGGDVLGQSLWQCLLSIPALALPIAIALFRGLRHRIDPRPARTGMLAGLFAGAAAAAVYAVHCDEDSAAFFLLWYGLAIVLCGFVGRLAGRRWLGV